The following coding sequences lie in one Streptomyces venezuelae genomic window:
- a CDS encoding carboxymuconolactone decarboxylase family protein produces the protein MEARLNVFASPSAGKAVKHLTAVDRIVSETGLPATTQELVRIRASQINGCGFCLDMHTKEAIAAGENATRLHLVAAWREATVFTDAERAALELAEEGTRIADAAGGVPDEVWANAAKHFDEEQLAGLTLLISLINSYNRLNVMLQQPAGDYRPGQFG, from the coding sequence ATGGAAGCCCGTTTGAACGTCTTCGCCAGCCCGTCCGCAGGCAAGGCCGTGAAGCACCTCACCGCGGTCGACAGGATCGTCTCGGAGACGGGGCTGCCCGCCACCACGCAGGAACTGGTCAGGATCCGCGCGAGCCAGATCAACGGCTGCGGCTTCTGCCTCGACATGCACACCAAGGAGGCGATCGCCGCCGGTGAGAACGCGACGCGCCTGCACCTGGTCGCCGCGTGGCGCGAGGCCACGGTCTTCACCGACGCCGAGCGCGCCGCCCTGGAGCTGGCGGAGGAGGGCACTCGCATCGCCGACGCGGCGGGCGGGGTCCCGGACGAGGTCTGGGCGAACGCCGCCAAGCACTTCGACGAGGAGCAGCTCGCCGGCCTGACGCTGCTGATCTCCCTCATCAACAGCTACAACCGTCTGAACGTGATGCTGCAGCAGCCCGCCGGCGACTACCGGCCCGGCCAGTTCGGCTGA
- a CDS encoding helix-turn-helix domain-containing protein has protein sequence MATLAELLRELKERSGLSYGVLAKRLHMSTSTLHRYCNGDAVPTEFAPVERFARLCKASPEELVEVHRRWILADASRGKKATEPERAEPGPETPAREPELVADRPRSSPASRRRRPLILAAAVAAVVGISSVALAMNGDSDDGKKRDTGAAASPRPGDSPDDAPTGKSKGKDKGDDDKKKDDDKKKDGASASPSKGSHPDPEASRGPGKGPASAGGNGGSAFDVPVTVRTRPYAMDDPCLQDFLVNRKASEVPEQPAVQDAAGWVGDLGAVPAGRQLIEVTVQGTGDETVVLQDMNVRVQSTSAPLAWNNFQMATGCGGDVDPKSFSIDLDDASPQVKPRSGQRDFPYKVSEKDPEVFFIIANTDLHDVRWYLELEWSSGKRHDSLRIDDQSKPFRTSGKKGRPTYGWPPGYDKWIKQPNG, from the coding sequence ATGGCGACTCTCGCGGAGCTGCTGCGGGAGCTCAAGGAGCGGTCCGGGCTCAGTTACGGAGTGCTGGCGAAGCGGCTCCACATGAGCACGTCGACGTTGCACCGGTACTGCAACGGGGACGCCGTGCCGACCGAGTTCGCTCCCGTGGAGCGGTTCGCCCGCCTCTGCAAGGCGTCCCCGGAAGAGCTCGTCGAAGTCCACCGGCGGTGGATCCTCGCGGACGCCTCGCGGGGCAAGAAGGCGACGGAACCGGAGCGCGCGGAACCCGGTCCTGAAACCCCCGCCCGCGAGCCCGAGTTGGTCGCCGACCGGCCGCGGTCCTCCCCGGCGTCGCGCAGGCGGCGCCCTCTCATCCTCGCCGCCGCCGTCGCCGCGGTCGTCGGCATCAGCTCCGTCGCCCTCGCCATGAACGGCGACAGCGACGACGGCAAGAAGCGGGACACCGGCGCGGCGGCCTCGCCCCGCCCCGGCGACTCGCCCGACGACGCCCCCACCGGCAAGAGCAAGGGCAAGGACAAGGGCGACGACGACAAGAAGAAGGACGACGACAAGAAGAAGGACGGCGCCTCCGCCTCGCCCTCCAAGGGCAGCCACCCCGACCCCGAGGCCTCCCGCGGCCCCGGCAAGGGCCCGGCCTCCGCGGGCGGCAACGGCGGCAGCGCCTTCGACGTACCGGTGACGGTGCGCACCAGGCCGTACGCCATGGACGACCCCTGCCTGCAGGACTTCCTCGTGAACCGCAAGGCCTCCGAGGTGCCGGAGCAGCCCGCCGTGCAGGACGCGGCAGGCTGGGTCGGTGACCTCGGCGCCGTCCCGGCGGGCCGGCAGCTCATCGAGGTCACCGTGCAGGGCACGGGCGACGAAACCGTCGTCCTGCAGGACATGAACGTCCGGGTGCAGAGCACCAGCGCGCCGCTTGCCTGGAACAACTTCCAGATGGCGACCGGCTGCGGCGGCGACGTCGACCCCAAGTCCTTCTCCATCGACCTCGACGACGCATCGCCTCAGGTCAAGCCCAGGTCGGGCCAGCGCGACTTCCCGTACAAGGTCAGCGAGAAGGACCCCGAGGTCTTCTTCATCATCGCCAATACCGATCTGCACGACGTGCGGTGGTACCTGGAGCTGGAGTGGTCCAGCGGCAAGCGGCACGACTCCCTGCGCATCGACGACCAGAGCAAGCCGTTCCGCACCAGCGGCAAGAAGGGGCGCCCCACGTACGGCTGGCCGCCCGGCTACGACAAGTGGATCAAGCAGCCGAACGGCTGA
- a CDS encoding PLP-dependent aminotransferase family protein, translating to MTVTEPSRTAAPLPPLAARAAAVGGSPVRDILAVTARPEVINFAGGLPAPGLFDGEGIAAAFRAVLEETPERALQYATTEGEPALRTAIAARTTARGLPTDADDVLVTTGSQQALSLLATALVEPGDTVLVENPCYLAALQAFAFAGARVVPVPCDEAGIDPAALDDLVALHRPKLLYTVPTFQNPTGRTLPADRRAAIARVAERRGLWIVEDDPYGELRFEGERAPWIATYPGAGDRTVLLSSFSKVMAPGLRLGWLRAPAGLLRACAVAKQAADLHTPTVNQLAAARYLADRDLDAHVARVAGVYRERRDAILAGLADALPDGSSWIRPEGGMFVWAKLPDGHDTTELLRTVITHDVAYVPGAPFFAAEPDRATLRMCFVTQTPEEIAEGLRRLERALAEAVRGARAS from the coding sequence GTGACCGTCACCGAGCCCTCCCGCACCGCAGCCCCCCTGCCGCCGCTCGCCGCGCGCGCCGCGGCCGTCGGCGGCTCACCGGTACGGGACATCCTCGCGGTCACCGCGCGGCCCGAGGTCATCAACTTCGCGGGCGGCCTCCCCGCCCCCGGCCTCTTCGACGGCGAGGGCATCGCGGCCGCGTTCCGCGCGGTCCTCGAAGAGACCCCCGAGCGGGCGCTCCAGTACGCGACGACCGAGGGCGAGCCCGCCCTGCGTACCGCCATAGCCGCCCGTACGACCGCCCGGGGCCTGCCGACCGACGCCGACGACGTGCTCGTCACCACCGGATCGCAGCAGGCGCTCTCGCTCCTCGCGACCGCGCTCGTCGAGCCCGGCGACACCGTCCTCGTCGAGAACCCCTGCTACCTCGCGGCCCTCCAGGCCTTCGCGTTCGCCGGGGCCCGCGTGGTGCCCGTGCCCTGCGACGAGGCCGGCATCGACCCGGCCGCCCTCGACGACCTCGTCGCCCTGCACCGCCCCAAGCTCCTGTACACCGTCCCCACCTTCCAGAACCCGACGGGACGCACCCTGCCCGCCGACCGCCGCGCGGCGATCGCCCGGGTCGCCGAGCGGCGCGGACTGTGGATCGTCGAGGACGACCCGTACGGCGAGCTGCGCTTCGAGGGGGAGCGGGCGCCGTGGATCGCCACCTACCCCGGCGCCGGGGACAGGACCGTGCTCCTCTCCAGCTTCTCCAAGGTCATGGCGCCCGGCCTGCGGCTCGGCTGGCTGCGCGCCCCCGCCGGCCTCCTGCGCGCCTGCGCCGTCGCCAAGCAGGCCGCGGACCTGCACACGCCCACCGTCAACCAGCTCGCCGCGGCCCGCTACCTGGCCGACCGGGACCTGGACGCGCACGTCGCCCGCGTGGCCGGCGTCTACCGCGAGCGGCGCGACGCGATACTCGCGGGCCTCGCGGACGCGCTCCCCGACGGGTCCTCCTGGATCCGCCCCGAGGGCGGTATGTTCGTCTGGGCGAAGCTCCCCGACGGCCACGACACGACCGAGCTGCTGCGCACGGTCATCACGCACGACGTGGCCTACGTGCCGGGCGCCCCGTTCTTCGCGGCCGAGCCCGACCGGGCGACCCTCCGGATGTGCTTCGTGACGCAGACACCGGAGGAGATCGCCGAGGGCTTGCGGCGCCTGGAACGGGCGCTCGCGGAAGCCGTCAGAGGCGCTCGGGCGTCCTGA
- the argS gene encoding arginine--tRNA ligase, whose amino-acid sequence MASVTSLTASVHQRLADALSAALPEAGAADPLLRRSDRADFQANGILALAKKAKANPRELAAQVVERITHGELLADVEVSGPGFLNVTVTDKAITETLAARAADGERLGVPLNPAAGTTVIDYAQPNVAKEMHVGHLRSAVIGDALRHMLDFTGEKTIGRHHIGDWGTQFGMLIQYLIENPGELAPADEVDGEQAMSNLNRIYKASRAVFDTDEEFKERARKRVVALQSGDEETLDLWQRFVDESKVYFYSVFEKLDMEVRDDEIVGESAYNDMMPETARLLEESGVAVRSEGALVVFFDEIRGKDDQPVPLIVQKADGGFGYAASDLSAIRNRVVDLDATTLLYVVDVRQSLHFKMVFEAARRMGWLNDDVTAHNMGYGTVLGADGKPFKTRAGETVRLEDLLDEAVQRAADVVREKARDLTEEEIQERAFQVGIGAVKYADLSTSANRDYKFDLDQMVSLNGDTSVYLQYAYARIKSILRKAGDSARPTAHPELGLAAAERALGLHLDAFGDTVAEAAAEYAPHKLAAYLYQLASLYTTFYDKCPVLKAETPAQVENRLFLCDITARTLHQGMALLGIRTPERL is encoded by the coding sequence ATGGCCTCGGTCACGTCCCTCACCGCTTCCGTCCACCAGCGCCTCGCGGACGCCCTCTCGGCTGCCCTGCCGGAGGCCGGCGCCGCGGACCCGCTGCTGCGACGTAGCGACCGGGCCGACTTCCAGGCCAACGGCATCCTGGCGCTCGCGAAGAAGGCCAAGGCGAACCCGCGTGAGCTGGCCGCCCAGGTCGTCGAGCGGATCACGCACGGCGAGCTGCTCGCCGACGTCGAGGTGTCGGGCCCCGGGTTCCTGAACGTCACGGTCACCGACAAGGCGATCACGGAGACCCTCGCGGCCCGTGCCGCCGACGGCGAGCGGCTCGGCGTGCCGCTGAACCCCGCCGCGGGCACGACGGTGATCGACTACGCGCAGCCGAACGTGGCGAAGGAGATGCACGTCGGCCACCTGCGCTCCGCCGTCATCGGTGACGCGCTGCGCCACATGCTGGACTTCACCGGCGAGAAGACGATCGGCCGCCACCACATCGGCGACTGGGGAACCCAGTTCGGCATGCTCATCCAGTACCTGATCGAGAACCCGGGCGAGCTGGCACCGGCCGACGAGGTCGACGGCGAGCAGGCCATGTCGAACCTGAACCGGATCTACAAGGCGTCGCGTGCCGTCTTCGACACGGACGAGGAGTTCAAGGAGCGGGCCCGCAAGCGGGTCGTCGCCCTGCAGTCCGGCGACGAGGAGACGCTCGACCTGTGGCAGCGCTTCGTCGACGAGTCGAAGGTCTACTTCTACTCGGTCTTCGAGAAGCTGGACATGGAGGTCCGCGACGACGAGATCGTCGGCGAGTCCGCGTACAACGACATGATGCCGGAGACCGCCCGTCTCCTGGAGGAGTCGGGCGTCGCCGTCCGCTCCGAGGGCGCGCTCGTCGTGTTCTTCGACGAGATCCGCGGCAAGGACGACCAGCCGGTCCCGCTGATCGTGCAGAAGGCGGACGGCGGCTTCGGTTACGCGGCGTCCGACCTCTCGGCGATCCGCAACCGGGTCGTCGACCTGGACGCGACGACGCTGCTGTACGTGGTGGACGTACGCCAGTCCCTGCACTTCAAGATGGTCTTCGAGGCGGCCCGCCGGATGGGCTGGCTGAACGACGACGTCACCGCGCACAACATGGGCTACGGCACGGTGCTCGGCGCGGACGGCAAGCCGTTCAAGACGCGTGCGGGCGAGACGGTGCGCCTGGAGGACCTCCTGGACGAGGCGGTGCAGCGCGCGGCGGACGTCGTGCGGGAGAAGGCGCGCGACCTCACCGAGGAGGAGATCCAGGAGCGGGCCTTCCAGGTCGGCATCGGTGCCGTGAAGTACGCGGACCTGTCGACGTCGGCGAACCGTGACTACAAGTTCGACCTCGACCAGATGGTCTCCCTGAACGGCGACACGTCGGTCTACCTCCAGTACGCGTACGCGCGCATCAAGTCGATCCTGCGCAAGGCGGGCGACAGCGCGCGCCCCACCGCGCACCCGGAGCTCGGACTCGCCGCGGCGGAGCGGGCGCTGGGCCTGCACCTGGACGCGTTCGGCGACACGGTCGCGGAGGCCGCCGCTGAGTACGCGCCGCACAAGCTGGCGGCGTACCTGTACCAGCTTGCGTCGCTGTACACGACGTTCTACGACAAGTGCCCGGTCCTGAAGGCCGAGACCCCGGCGCAGGTCGAGAACCGTCTGTTCCTGTGCGACATCACGGCCCGCACCCTGCACCAGGGCATGGCGCTGCTGGGCATCAGGACGCCCGAGCGCCTCTGA
- the lysS gene encoding lysine--tRNA ligase, whose product MPIVAQSTDTTDWVSRYADEVIAESERRAPGAKQDGTAAPVVVVASGLSPSGPIHLGNLREVMTPHLVADEIRRRGYQVRHLISWDDYDRYRKVPAGVPGIDESWAEHIGKPLTSVPAPAGSAYPNWAEHFKAAMTASLDELGVEYDGISQTEQYTSGAYREQILHAMKHRGDIDAILDQYRTKKDPAKAGKGKQQQKPVDEAELEAAEGSGAASEDDGSGGTGGYYPYKPYCGQCEKDLTTVVSYDDETTELVYTCTACGFGETVRLSEFNRGKLVWKVDWPMRWAYEGVIFEPSGVDHSSPGSSFVVGGQIVRQIFDGVQPIGPMYAFVGISGMAKMSSSKGGVPTPADALKIMEAPLLRWLYARRKPNQSFKIAFDQEIQRLYDEWDKLEAKVADGSALPADAAAHSRAVRTAAGELPRTPRPLPYRTLASVADITAGAEDQTLRILRDLDPSDPITSLDETRPRLDRAENWITTQVPAEARTIVRSEPDTELLGSLDDAGRESLRLLLEGLDSHWSLDGLTHLVYGVPKVQAGFSADATAKELPAEIKVAQRSFFALLYRLLVTRETGPRLPTLLLAVGADRVRKLLGA is encoded by the coding sequence GTGCCGATCGTGGCTCAGAGCACCGATACCACCGACTGGGTCTCCCGCTATGCGGATGAGGTCATCGCCGAGTCGGAGCGTCGTGCCCCGGGCGCGAAACAGGACGGCACCGCCGCGCCGGTCGTCGTCGTGGCCTCCGGACTCTCCCCCTCCGGCCCCATCCACCTGGGCAACCTCCGCGAGGTCATGACCCCGCACCTGGTCGCCGACGAGATCCGCCGCCGCGGGTACCAGGTCCGCCACCTCATCTCCTGGGACGACTACGACCGGTACCGCAAGGTCCCGGCCGGCGTCCCCGGCATCGACGAGTCCTGGGCCGAGCACATCGGCAAGCCCCTGACGTCCGTCCCGGCGCCCGCGGGCTCCGCGTACCCGAACTGGGCCGAGCACTTCAAGGCCGCGATGACCGCGTCCCTGGACGAGCTCGGCGTCGAGTACGACGGGATCAGCCAGACCGAGCAGTACACCTCCGGTGCCTACCGCGAGCAGATCCTGCACGCCATGAAGCACCGCGGCGACATCGACGCGATCCTCGACCAGTACCGCACCAAGAAGGACCCCGCCAAGGCCGGCAAGGGCAAGCAGCAGCAGAAGCCCGTCGACGAGGCCGAGCTGGAGGCCGCCGAGGGTTCCGGCGCGGCCTCCGAGGACGACGGCAGCGGCGGCACCGGCGGGTACTACCCGTACAAGCCGTACTGCGGCCAGTGCGAGAAGGACCTGACGACCGTCGTCTCCTACGACGACGAGACCACCGAGCTCGTCTACACCTGCACCGCGTGCGGCTTCGGCGAGACGGTCCGGCTCAGCGAGTTCAACCGCGGCAAGCTGGTCTGGAAGGTCGACTGGCCGATGCGCTGGGCGTACGAGGGCGTGATCTTCGAGCCGTCCGGCGTCGACCACTCGTCCCCGGGCTCCTCCTTCGTCGTCGGCGGCCAGATCGTGCGCCAGATCTTCGACGGCGTACAGCCCATCGGCCCCATGTACGCCTTCGTGGGCATCTCCGGCATGGCGAAGATGTCGTCCTCCAAGGGCGGCGTACCGACCCCGGCCGACGCCCTGAAGATCATGGAGGCGCCGCTGCTCCGCTGGCTGTACGCGCGCCGCAAGCCCAACCAGTCCTTCAAGATCGCCTTCGACCAGGAGATCCAGCGGCTCTACGACGAGTGGGACAAGCTGGAGGCGAAGGTCGCCGACGGCTCGGCGCTCCCCGCGGACGCCGCCGCGCACTCACGCGCGGTCCGCACGGCCGCCGGTGAGCTGCCGCGCACCCCGCGCCCGCTGCCGTACCGCACGCTGGCCTCCGTCGCCGACATCACCGCCGGCGCCGAGGACCAGACCCTGCGCATCCTGCGGGACCTGGACCCCTCCGACCCGATCACGTCCCTCGACGAGACCCGGCCGCGCCTCGACCGCGCCGAGAACTGGATCACCACCCAGGTCCCGGCCGAGGCCCGCACCATCGTCCGCTCCGAGCCGGACACGGAGCTCCTCGGCTCCCTGGACGACGCGGGCCGCGAGTCCCTGCGCCTCCTCCTGGAGGGCCTGGACTCCCACTGGTCCCTGGACGGCCTGACCCACCTCGTCTACGGCGTGCCGAAGGTGCAGGCGGGCTTCTCCGCGGACGCTACGGCGAAGGAACTCCCGGCGGAGATCAAGGTCGCCCAGCGCTCCTTCTTCGCCCTGCTCTACCGCCTCCTGGTCACCCGCGAGACCGGCCCGCGCCTGCCCACGCTGCTCCTCGCGGTCGGCGCGGACCGCGTACGCAAGCTGCTCGGCGCGTAG
- a CDS encoding DUF2637 domain-containing protein encodes MQLTRTHRILIGVVVAGAVVIAGIGFAGSYAAVRELAEEKGFGDFSVVFPIGVDAGICVLLALDLLLTWLRIPFPLLRQTAWLLTAATIAFNAAAAWPDPLGVGMHAVIPVLFVVAVEAARHAVGRIADITADKHMEGVRLTRWLLSPVPTFKLWRRMKLWELRSYEQVIKLEQERLVYQARLQARFGRGWRRKAPVESLMPLRLARYGVPLAETAPAGLAAAGIDPVLLPPAPQTSQVSQVSQTSQVPQVSMTKAPEAEAPQQPQLPAAPEREPDTATVPAQPEPEPETETEQSASPEEALPVANHASPWFAAHNASYAPVAPYDEWYAEQERQQSPDGQPHAQGAQQEEQLPFPVPNGAGGTRPLGEGAEHQPQAPVQGPAPAPAPSDEDLYQVFRHSIEGEGMPTPGAFAANAEAAFGLRLQSRELNNYMDRFTARLDNELMEDHIA; translated from the coding sequence ATGCAGCTGACACGCACGCACCGGATACTCATCGGAGTGGTCGTCGCCGGAGCGGTCGTCATCGCCGGGATCGGCTTCGCGGGGTCGTACGCGGCCGTGCGCGAGCTCGCCGAGGAGAAGGGGTTCGGCGACTTCTCGGTGGTCTTCCCCATCGGCGTCGACGCGGGCATCTGCGTGCTGCTCGCCCTGGACCTCCTGCTGACCTGGCTCCGCATCCCCTTCCCGCTGCTGCGTCAGACGGCGTGGCTGCTCACGGCGGCGACGATCGCGTTCAACGCCGCGGCTGCCTGGCCCGACCCGCTGGGCGTGGGCATGCACGCGGTGATCCCGGTGCTGTTCGTGGTGGCCGTCGAGGCGGCGCGGCACGCGGTGGGCCGGATCGCGGACATCACCGCCGACAAGCACATGGAGGGCGTGCGCCTGACGCGCTGGCTGCTCTCCCCCGTCCCCACGTTCAAGCTGTGGCGCCGCATGAAGCTGTGGGAGCTGCGGTCGTACGAGCAGGTCATCAAGCTCGAACAGGAGCGCCTCGTCTACCAGGCGCGCCTGCAGGCCCGCTTCGGCCGCGGCTGGCGCCGCAAGGCGCCGGTGGAGTCGCTGATGCCGCTGCGCCTTGCCCGTTACGGCGTCCCGCTCGCCGAGACGGCTCCGGCGGGCCTGGCGGCGGCGGGCATCGATCCGGTCCTGCTCCCGCCGGCCCCCCAGACCTCGCAGGTGTCGCAGGTCTCGCAGACCTCTCAGGTCCCGCAGGTCTCGATGACGAAGGCACCCGAGGCGGAGGCCCCGCAGCAGCCCCAACTCCCGGCGGCCCCGGAGCGGGAGCCCGACACCGCCACCGTCCCCGCCCAGCCGGAGCCGGAGCCGGAAACGGAAACGGAGCAGTCCGCGTCCCCGGAGGAAGCCCTCCCGGTCGCGAACCACGCGAGCCCCTGGTTCGCCGCGCACAACGCGTCGTACGCCCCGGTGGCCCCGTACGACGAGTGGTACGCGGAGCAGGAGCGGCAGCAGTCGCCCGACGGGCAGCCCCACGCGCAGGGCGCGCAGCAGGAGGAACAGCTGCCGTTCCCCGTCCCGAACGGCGCGGGCGGCACCCGCCCCCTCGGCGAGGGCGCGGAGCACCAGCCCCAGGCGCCCGTCCAGGGCCCCGCCCCCGCTCCGGCCCCCTCGGACGAGGACCTGTACCAGGTGTTCCGGCACTCGATAGAGGGTGAGGGCATGCCGACGCCTGGCGCGTTCGCGGCGAACGCGGAGGCGGCGTTCGGGCTGCGCCTGCAGTCCCGTGAGCTGAACAACTACATGGACCGGTTCACGGCCCGCCTGGACAACGAGCTGATGGAAGACCACATCGCGTAG
- a CDS encoding DUF3558 domain-containing protein, with protein MHRPAQRKRQLRSRLLVCAAAVPVILVAGCSSDSGSDASKKDSGAKSSASAKSGDEAASVEEAAYAKLPEPCDVLSKKTLENLVPKAKDKSGKAGTSSDTALRGSCSWDSLDNNGVDGSQFRWLRVSLMRFESDASLGSGAKRAQDSFAKQVADAQATKDAKNVKAEPVQGVGQQATLVRYDLKKDKDTFKQQTFVTRVENAVVTVDFNGAGLAGDKTPDAGKLGKDAQQAAKEAAEAVVAANEGGGKASSGASEKPKTDDKKSEDGTSDEKKSDDKKSDDGSDDKKKSHSSAKS; from the coding sequence ATGCACCGACCTGCACAGCGAAAGCGACAGCTCCGCAGCCGCCTCCTCGTCTGCGCGGCCGCCGTACCGGTGATCCTCGTCGCCGGCTGCTCCTCCGACTCCGGATCCGACGCGTCGAAGAAGGACTCGGGCGCCAAGTCCTCGGCGTCGGCCAAGTCCGGCGACGAGGCCGCGAGCGTGGAGGAGGCCGCGTACGCCAAGCTGCCGGAGCCCTGCGACGTCCTGTCGAAGAAGACGCTCGAGAACCTGGTGCCGAAGGCGAAGGACAAGTCCGGCAAGGCCGGCACGTCCAGCGACACGGCGCTGCGCGGCAGCTGCTCCTGGGACAGCCTCGACAACAACGGCGTGGACGGTTCGCAGTTCCGCTGGCTGCGCGTCTCGCTGATGCGTTTCGAGTCGGACGCGTCGCTCGGCAGCGGTGCCAAGCGCGCGCAGGACAGCTTCGCGAAGCAGGTCGCCGACGCGCAGGCGACGAAGGACGCGAAGAACGTCAAGGCGGAGCCGGTGCAGGGTGTCGGCCAGCAGGCGACGCTCGTGCGGTACGACCTGAAGAAGGACAAGGACACCTTCAAGCAGCAGACGTTCGTGACGCGCGTGGAGAACGCGGTCGTCACCGTCGACTTCAACGGCGCGGGCCTCGCGGGCGACAAGACGCCGGACGCGGGCAAGCTGGGCAAGGACGCGCAGCAGGCAGCGAAGGAGGCCGCCGAGGCGGTCGTCGCGGCCAACGAGGGCGGCGGGAAGGCCTCGTCGGGCGCGAGCGAGAAGCCGAAGACGGACGACAAGAAGTCCGAGGACGGCACGTCGGACGAGAAGAAGTCGGACGACAAGAAGTCCGACGACGGCTCCGACGACAAGAAGAAGAGCCACAGCAGCGCCAAGTCCTGA
- a CDS encoding DUF3558 domain-containing protein yields MQLKAKACVPGVAALLAVVLTGCSGGSGSGDGSDDSKPGGSASSNASAQPGKYRTLPEPCGAVGEDALDAMLPGIPEMDDPEQREKAYEGTPTVTYDTDRRVGCNWKIESTGASHHLLIDFERVVSYDGSVSDDARAAEVYATKLREAGLSRPSDAPTESTKEPDGDKSSATDKGGKGEEAGDKAGAKPQGGKNARSDDNRGGEKSSRKGKREGAAQAPRDSGALLDGTATSEPVTPPPGLEPRTLSDLGDEAFLDDVLTTATSASRHRTVTVVFRTSNVIVTIEYDEQPGRRTDVPDSKEMQDKAQDLADSLAGEFDE; encoded by the coding sequence GTGCAGCTGAAGGCCAAGGCCTGTGTACCGGGCGTCGCCGCGCTCCTCGCGGTCGTGCTGACCGGCTGCAGCGGCGGGTCCGGCAGCGGTGACGGGAGCGACGACTCCAAGCCGGGCGGCAGCGCCAGTTCGAACGCCTCGGCGCAGCCCGGCAAGTACCGCACCCTCCCGGAGCCCTGCGGCGCGGTCGGCGAGGACGCCCTCGACGCGATGCTGCCCGGCATCCCGGAGATGGACGACCCCGAGCAGCGCGAGAAGGCGTACGAGGGCACCCCCACGGTGACGTACGACACCGACCGCCGCGTGGGCTGCAACTGGAAGATCGAGTCGACCGGCGCCTCGCACCACCTGCTCATCGACTTCGAGCGCGTCGTGTCGTACGACGGCTCGGTCAGCGACGACGCCCGCGCCGCCGAGGTCTACGCGACGAAGCTGCGCGAGGCCGGCCTCTCCCGCCCGTCCGACGCGCCCACGGAGAGCACGAAGGAGCCGGACGGGGACAAGAGCTCCGCCACGGACAAGGGCGGCAAGGGCGAGGAAGCCGGCGACAAGGCCGGTGCCAAGCCCCAGGGCGGCAAGAACGCCCGCTCGGACGACAACCGCGGCGGCGAGAAGAGCAGCCGCAAGGGCAAGCGCGAGGGCGCTGCTCAGGCCCCGCGGGACTCCGGCGCCCTCCTCGACGGCACCGCCACCTCCGAGCCCGTGACCCCGCCCCCCGGCCTGGAGCCCCGCACCCTCTCCGACCTCGGTGACGAGGCGTTCCTCGACGACGTCCTCACCACCGCCACCTCCGCCTCCCGTCACCGCACCGTGACTGTGGTGTTCCGCACGTCGAACGTCATCGTGACCATCGAGTACGACGAGCAGCCGGGCCGGCGCACGGACGTCCCCGACAGCAAGGAAATGCAGGACAAAGCGCAGGACCTGGCGGACAGCCTGGCCGGCGAGTTCGACGAGTAG